The following are from one region of the Candidatus Latescibacterota bacterium genome:
- a CDS encoding CsgG/HfaB family protein: MAKLRTYAELKSIYSVLLIIAVSIWTYSCAPTKRTPVSLTTHPLPSQAKAQPSEIEPISSATKLRNAASLITNDLAAAFSQDEKLKVVIMPFSEMDGMTVNYLGSYLSDKINNELVVAAPQLDVLERSRIEDVINELELGMSGLLDDATVQEAGRALGADVIIVGSLAVIGRRDLEGSEIEINVRVISISLMKAVASSSHSLLPDVAIWDMMDRQMSGQGLRKTGSGRSSSRGSGFVDDFNPSTVKYRFFNPYTGHAMGKYILNDDAGWLEIRSADNTGLGFSTNLSAPTKTGKITVTFTPTWVFPDSGQIAITVTSTRGDGYHFLFPKSHYKSGLFYIIGGNQQLIWDRKGDSFGLNQKHTMTLEYSPERIVGLFDGVKIFDARNNHDFTVETFTISTFQMNCCIELLEIN, from the coding sequence ATGGCCAAGTTAAGAACATATGCCGAATTAAAATCCATTTATTCAGTCCTGCTAATCATTGCTGTATCGATTTGGACTTATTCGTGCGCCCCGACCAAGCGAACACCAGTGTCTCTGACTACACACCCCTTGCCCTCACAAGCGAAGGCACAACCATCAGAGATCGAACCGATATCTTCAGCAACCAAATTACGAAATGCCGCTTCACTTATCACTAACGACTTGGCTGCGGCCTTTTCTCAGGATGAGAAATTGAAGGTAGTTATCATGCCATTCAGCGAAATGGACGGCATGACGGTCAATTACCTCGGGTCTTATCTCTCTGACAAGATTAACAATGAGCTGGTTGTTGCCGCACCACAACTCGATGTTCTGGAACGTAGTCGCATCGAGGACGTCATAAATGAACTGGAACTCGGCATGTCTGGCTTGCTCGATGATGCAACCGTCCAGGAGGCAGGCCGGGCTTTGGGCGCCGATGTGATCATTGTGGGTTCCCTCGCAGTAATCGGCCGCCGTGATCTGGAGGGTTCAGAGATAGAGATTAACGTACGAGTTATTTCGATCAGTCTGATGAAAGCTGTAGCCTCCTCCAGCCACTCGCTCCTACCCGATGTAGCCATCTGGGACATGATGGATCGCCAGATGTCTGGACAAGGACTCCGGAAGACAGGATCCGGCCGAAGTTCGAGTAGAGGTAGTGGCTTCGTGGACGACTTTAATCCATCGACTGTCAAGTATAGATTCTTTAATCCATATACCGGGCACGCGATGGGTAAATACATCCTAAACGACGATGCTGGATGGCTGGAGATCCGAAGCGCCGACAACACGGGGCTCGGCTTCAGTACGAACCTCTCGGCGCCGACGAAAACCGGCAAGATTACCGTCACCTTCACCCCAACATGGGTCTTCCCGGATTCCGGACAGATCGCCATCACAGTAACCTCAACACGCGGCGACGGGTACCACTTCCTCTTTCCTAAGTCACATTACAAATCGGGGCTTTTTTATATTATTGGGGGTAATCAACAGCTGATCTGGGATCGGAAGGGAGATTCCTTCGGACTCAATCAGAAACACACTATGACTTTGGAATACTCACCTGAAAGAATTGTTGGTCTGTTTGACGGTGTGAAGATTTTCGATGCTCGCAACAACCACGACTTCACTGTCGAGACATTCACGATCAGTACATTTCAGATGAATTGTTGTATCGAGTTGCTGGAGATCAACTAA
- a CDS encoding CsgG/HfaB family protein → MKKYLMTLAPILMIFVLVGCRPASKVKAANTDIQKLEVPQTTDPLESGFISLVDQIVEGLKTQQASQIAVVQFQNLDGTVTEFGGFLAEEMITRLYKTGSFRVVEREMLNRVMAEHELATSGLVDESTAKELGRLLGVDAIATGTITDLGQRVRINSRLIATETGSVFSVAAVTLPKDSSIEILMGKILISDGSKKVHMQKVVNTENSSMQDDNIFFYEDFSKIEEGMLPNGWIGGVKMAVLQSKIKKDGNCLTNFKKGPYSFAIPSIDFPENWMFKFIVSYGNSNNFNFKIGNEIEVVFHESYGSIFFNGMNIRSKPPKQYQEFMFCVEKIGDVIKLYVNGNKIYVIRINNLERPRAITFSVGQTFEIYKLEGIRID, encoded by the coding sequence ATGAAGAAGTATTTGATGACTCTGGCGCCGATTCTTATGATTTTCGTTCTCGTAGGATGTAGACCTGCATCGAAGGTGAAAGCTGCAAATACTGATATACAGAAACTGGAAGTCCCTCAGACAACAGATCCACTCGAAAGTGGATTTATCAGCCTTGTCGATCAGATCGTGGAAGGATTAAAAACTCAACAAGCATCGCAGATCGCGGTAGTACAGTTCCAGAATCTTGACGGTACCGTAACAGAGTTCGGAGGATTCCTTGCAGAAGAAATGATAACGCGGCTCTATAAGACCGGTTCGTTTCGAGTAGTCGAGCGCGAAATGTTGAACCGGGTTATGGCAGAGCATGAGTTGGCAACCAGCGGGCTAGTTGATGAATCGACTGCTAAAGAATTGGGACGGTTGCTCGGAGTTGACGCCATTGCAACCGGTACAATAACCGATTTAGGGCAGAGGGTCAGGATCAATTCTCGGTTGATTGCTACGGAGACAGGATCTGTATTTTCTGTTGCCGCAGTTACTCTGCCGAAAGATTCAAGTATTGAAATCTTAATGGGAAAAATATTGATAAGTGATGGTTCAAAGAAAGTTCACATGCAGAAAGTTGTAAATACTGAAAATAGTTCGATGCAGGACGACAATATATTCTTTTACGAGGATTTTTCAAAAATAGAAGAAGGAATGCTACCAAATGGATGGATAGGTGGTGTTAAAATGGCTGTTCTCCAAAGCAAAATAAAGAAAGATGGCAATTGTTTAACTAATTTTAAAAAAGGTCCATACAGTTTTGCTATACCAAGCATAGATTTTCCTGAGAACTGGATGTTTAAGTTTATCGTATCATATGGTAATTCAAACAATTTTAATTTTAAAATTGGAAACGAGATCGAAGTTGTTTTTCATGAATCCTATGGAAGTATCTTTTTTAATGGAATGAATATTAGGAGCAAGCCACCTAAACAATATCAGGAATTTATGTTCTGTGTTGAAAAAATAGGTGATGTAATAAAATTATATGTAAATGGTAATAAAATTTATGTGATACGGATAAATAATCTTGAAAGACCACGTGCAATTACGTTTTCTGTTGGACAAACTTTTGAAATATATAAGTTAGAAGGGATAAGAATTGATTGA
- a CDS encoding DUF3393 domain-containing protein, whose translation MRADSLAFARFRTEIVARWGDYRGTTKKDWVEYSDDFFTRTVVDFEEGTATIDVLVPTSVDSAAVIGRLRTAVATLILNPGKTMDYKVLDQSPRPLGQRAILADQLAGPDGELVTSETAETFARNIVSPEAVTSTTVISGDGIARIKVSVTTSLVPDHLRVRAKKYIETVRRHADRYGLDTRLILALIHTESYFNPKARSPVPAFGLMQLVPSSGGRDAYEFVTGKAADPLPNYLYNPDLNIELGCAYLSVIKDRYLAGIENLQSRLYCTICAYNTGAGNVSRAFSGTNRVKLAIPKINTMSPDQVLSVLKADLPYKETRRYIENVLNRVKYYNEWKN comes from the coding sequence ATGCGTGCCGACTCCCTCGCCTTCGCTCGGTTTCGGACCGAGATCGTGGCTCGGTGGGGGGACTACCGCGGTACTACGAAAAAGGACTGGGTCGAATATTCGGACGACTTCTTTACACGCACGGTCGTGGATTTCGAGGAAGGCACCGCAACGATTGATGTGTTGGTTCCGACCTCAGTCGATTCTGCAGCGGTCATCGGTCGATTACGCACAGCGGTAGCTACCTTGATCCTCAATCCAGGCAAGACAATGGACTACAAGGTGCTTGATCAATCACCCCGACCTCTGGGCCAACGTGCTATCCTCGCCGACCAATTGGCCGGGCCGGACGGTGAACTCGTCACTTCTGAGACTGCCGAAACGTTTGCCAGAAACATTGTTTCGCCCGAAGCGGTGACCTCCACCACCGTCATATCCGGAGACGGAATTGCCCGCATCAAGGTCTCTGTCACGACTTCCCTGGTACCAGACCACTTGCGCGTACGAGCCAAGAAGTACATTGAAACGGTACGCAGGCACGCAGACCGCTACGGACTGGACACTCGCCTGATCCTGGCCCTCATCCATACCGAATCCTATTTCAACCCAAAGGCTCGTTCTCCCGTACCCGCCTTTGGATTGATGCAACTAGTGCCTTCGAGTGGAGGACGCGACGCCTATGAATTTGTGACCGGAAAGGCCGCCGACCCCTTGCCAAATTATCTCTACAATCCGGATCTCAACATCGAATTGGGTTGTGCATACCTTTCGGTTATCAAGGATCGATACTTGGCTGGGATCGAGAATCTGCAAAGCCGTCTTTACTGCACAATCTGTGCCTACAACACGGGGGCGGGCAACGTTAGCCGCGCATTCTCGGGTACCAACCGTGTAAAACTTGCTATTCCCAAAATCAACACTATGTCCCCGGACCAGGTTCTCTCGGTGCTCAAGGCCGATCTACCCTACAAAGAGACGAGACGATACATAGAGAATGTCCTTAATCGTGTTAAGTATTATAATGAGTGGAAAAACTAA